A stretch of DNA from Myotis daubentonii chromosome 12, mMyoDau2.1, whole genome shotgun sequence:
TTCTTGGCTTCACGCCAAAGAAAAGTGGCTAAACCCACCCAAGCAAAAACCCCAGGTGTTAGGTATCTGTTATCATATTCGGTTTTCATTTGAGTAACCCCATTAAAAATCAGATTGCTCACTGTTTTCTCTCCGTCCAGGTGAGACAAGCCCGGGTGCCCAGTTCATCTGCACAGATTGAGGGCCTCTAACTGGCTTTGGACAATTAGTCCAGTCTTTCCACTGCTGCTAATTACGTAACAAACATTACGGAGCATCTGTGATGAGCAGAGGCCTGTTCTAGGTGGCGTGGAGGCCTCAGAGGGGTGCCTATTGTCTTTGAAAGCATTTCTACCTGGAAACCCACTGAGAGATGGATCCAGAAAGCAGACAGAGACGTGGGAGGGACATGCTGGCCCAGACCTCCTAGACTTCCCAATTTCCCAAGTGCCACCCACCCCTCTTACACTTTCTGTCATTTGATCCCAGTAAGAATCTCGGTGATTGTTACTGTTGTTTCAGGGATGACAAACCTGAGGTTCAAAGGGAAGTGACTTGCCCTCGGCCACAGAGTTGGTGAGTGGAGATGTGTGTCTGGGATTCCGAATGGCGAGTGTGCACAAACCCTGCAGACAGTGCAGCGGTCCAAGCCATCCCTACGGATCGATGACTCTTCACCCTCAGCACTGGGATTACCAGCTCCAGCCCCGTCCACCTACAGACATGACAACAGAGCCACAGACGGTTACCTTCCTGTGCCAAGGTTGAAACTAATGAACGAGCTTAGATCGAGGGCTTCCGTCTGTAAACTACGTATTTTTATTACCCAGGGCTGCCTCCCAGTCCACGTGGAACAAGATGTTGTAAggtagggggttgggggggggggggactgcttTTATGCCTTTCCTCAGACAAATGGCGGAGGATGGCATACAACACAAAATTCAACCCAAAATAAGCTGTGGATTTCTGAAGAAATGGACTAATTTCTctaccctgccccaccccaccccacccccgagagCCTGCTGAAAATCTTGGGCCTGCTAGAGTGCAGAAGAAAGCCGATGTTGCATTGCCTCTTCAGAGTACATCCCACGAAATCGCGTGTTTTATCATTGGGGTCCGTGCTGTGTGTGTTCTCCAACTGTGCATTGTACCAACAGGCCCGTCGGCTCCGACCATAAAAAGGCTCTGTTACTTCTGGTCAAAGGTTTCGGGATGAATGTCCTGTAGCATGATCTGTCAATATCAGAAGAGATCAGGTAGCCCTGGTCAGTGGCCTATGAAGAGATTTCCTTTACAAGCAAGGAAAACTAATAAACCATTGTGGACGGCGTAGATGTTTGGGGGCACTCAAATTCCTAGGCTCCGTCTTCAATAGGCTTCAAAGCGCacattcatttgtttccagggaaCCCGTTTTCAGGTTTTGTACGGCCCCTTTGGAGGAACAAAAGTCTACAGCGTTTCTGCTAAGCTCAGGCTTGTGGATTTGTTCTACCAGTAAATGTTTTCTTGAAGATTCTTTGCTCTAGTAACATAGGAAAATAGAGGAAGTATCATGTCAACGAGAAATCAGGTTATTTAATAGATTCAATTGCACCCAGGTTCAAGGCGCTATCCCATGTGCCATATATGTTAGCTCCCATCACCCCCTAAAACCCCAGATGTGGGTGGTGCCATCATTGGACCAGTGGGGAAGCGGCACAGCCCAGAGCGTGTGGGTGTGGGAGTCAGAGTCAGACCAGGGACTCTCCATTCCGACCCCACTCTTCCCCACTCCACTCTGGTGCTCCCccttgaaagagagaaagaagttgGTGGGGAGCCTTGGCCAGTGaccagagggagatggaggaggaagaacaCCCACCAGGGAAGCCGGGGGGCCTGGCTCCTGGTATGAGAGCAGCCACAACAGCGCCCTGTCTCACTGCATCTTCCTGACCGTCTCACCCCAAAAGGCACCCCATTTCCCCCCTGCTGTGGCTGCCAGactccctccctcctgttccACTCACTTCTCGCAGCACCCACCACCTTCCTGAGTGCTATCTGAGTCATTCCCGTACTGTGTTTATTGTATTGTTGTCACTCTCTCCCAGACTATAAAGCCCATGAAAGCAGGGCTTTGGGGGAgttttgtctcttttgttcactGATGTCTCTTAAGTGTCTGGAACAGTGGTTGACACATGGCAAGCGCTAAATAAATTTAACTGTGAGAAGGAGAGCGTGAcagagggaaggagtggggaggaagggaagagagagaaaagaacccTGGTGGGCACACAGGATGCTCCTCCTTCCCTGTCTGGTGTCCCACCTCTGAAATGGGAGATTGAGCTGATGGCTTCCAAGCTTCGCCCACATCTAATCATGGCTGATTCTAAAGACAACCCACATGAAGGTTGTCCAGAGATAACCACCATAGAGATTAATGAAAGTCAAACCCAAAAGACCCAACTCCCCAAATGAAATATGACGAACTGGTCAACACTCCTGAAAGATGGTGAGACTCAAATGTAAAAACTGAGTGGTCTACACGGGGCTTCCCAGAAGTGGGAGGCATTGAAACCACTGTCACCATAGGATAGGTGGTCTGTGCTTCAGACAAGAGTCAGCATCTTGCGAGCTCTGGTAGACCAGCAAACTGGCTTCCTCCAACGGAGCTCCCAACTGGGAGCCTGAAGGCACAGAGCCTAACACAGTCCCCGACCCTGCACCAgtccctcccatctcccctcctgTCCAGACTGTGGGCTTCCTGAAGACAGGTCCacccaacccccccccgccccccccccgcccccccccggccTGTGTGCATTTCTCTTCACTCCCAGCAGTCAGGACTTCCAGTCCACTGATGCCTAAGGGAactggggagggcaggagacaCACCTGTCATGGAAATCGGCCCCATCTGCTCCTCACCTGGCTCCTCCCTCCGCTGCTACTCAGCCACCAGCCATTCTGCTGGCATCCACCAAGGCCCTGCCATTGGTCAGTCACCAGGCTGGGGCTGAAGTCAGGGGCGAATGGGCCACTGTGACTGCCTTAGGGGAGCCCATGGTCAAGACAGTGATTAGGCCACCTCTCCTCTCTCCGGAAGTGACGCAACATCACCAGCTAAGGGCCCACCTGGGGGTGCAAGGCAGACTTCCTGGGAGAGATGGCATTGGGTTTGCTACTCAAGGTTGGAAAGGATTTCAATAAACAGAAACTGGATGACTCAGGAGGGGGTGTGGTGAAACAAGCCCAGGTGAGAAAGCTCCAGGGGGTCTGGTGTGGCTGGAATGAGGGGCACCTGTGTGTGTAAGGGGTCAGGGGGAGTAGGTGAAGGAGCTGGTGAGCCAGGGTGGGGACAGCCTGTGTCAGGCTGCGGGGTTTGGGCTATCTCCCCTAAGTGGGGTGAACTACTGGGAGTAAAATGAAGTCATTCAGGGAGAtggcctctgggctccacctAAGTCCTGGGATTTATTGATCTCCCTGCTGTAGAGCCATTTCAAAGCTGCTCTTGGAATGCAAACACGGTTTCTCTGGTGATTGAAACAAGTGGTTCAACTCTTCTGTGACTCCAGCAATTACTTTATCGATAACTCAGAGCTGAACTGGGTGACACTTTCCCTCAGCTGGGCCAACAAAGGCAAGTGGTATTTAGTTTTAACACTTAAATACATATTCATGATCCACCAAATGCAAAAAAACTTCTCAGTGAAATTtaataaagaacattttaaaaagttgttaaaTTGAAAATCGAAAACAAGAGATTGAAAAGGCTTCCAGATGCTGGCCAATCCCAGCTCCTAAAAAACAAAGACACCAAGAGATCACAGACATTTAGAATGAAAGAGAATGGGCACCAGATATGTAGAATGGGAGTATGGAATTTGGCTTTGAGTTTCCCAGGGGCCAGAGCAAAAAGGGAGCATGGTATGAATGAGTTTAGGGCCTCCTTATTTCCCTCCTCCACCACGAGACTTCCAGCTCCTCTGAAAACACCTCAAAGTTGAGGTCACTGATCTTTCCTTTGGTTCCGGATTACACAAACAAGGTGATTAGAGTCTCATAAAGTGCAAATGGTCAGGAAGCCTTTTGAATGACAATTTAAAATGGACTTTCAAAGCAGGTTCGTTGTTTTTCTAGGGTGGGGATGGCCTGGCTATCAGCAATGCCCATGGCTGCACCAGCCTCAGAGCTCTGAGATGTGTGGCTGTGAACGGAGTAAGGAGGTTCTAACCTAACACTGGCCTCTATAAAGAGGCCAAAGCAGACAGGCTCCGGTCCCATCTCTGCCCTCtccgccctccctcccgccccccaagcTGTGACCAGACAAGTAAAGCATATTCTCATCCTTGGCcgttttcttcttaaagaaagcAAAAGGCCCTTTTCAACTCAAAGCTCAAAATCAGGATGAAATCTTAGAAAAAATAACCCAGTACCTTTCCCCTGAGTGAGAAATGGGTTTGCACAGGCTTTCAGGTCTAAGTAGAATACCTCCCAAGCCGCCCCAGAGGCGCTGTCACCTCCTATCAGGGAAAATGAAATTCCCTCCTCGCCGAggtgcctgccccccaccctttGGCCCTGGCTGTCCCTCCAGAGCCTGCATTGGTGGGTCCTGCTTCCTCGGGGCAGCCCCAATACCAGCTTGCAAATGGACAGAGCACACTACACCCGCTGACTCTCCTGAAGGGACATGTCGCTGGATCTGGGCCACACGCCTGTCACTTCGAGTTACTTCTGTGAATCAGATTGAGAGCTCCTTGAGAGAACAACTTCATGCATATTCTGCCACAGGGCCCGGCCAGCCTAGAACCTTCCAAGTTCACTGAATTTGGAAGGATGCGTTCTTGGAGACAAACTACACTTGACACCAAAATGTAAAGCCACCTGCCAATGGGACAAGTATGACCAACACCAGTTCAGCCAATTACACTACCTGGTCTTGACTACTTCTTACTTTTAAAGGATCCACGTCTATAAAAAAGTAGGTAACTAAGTAAATGGTCCATGGCTGACATCCTACTTTAATTCCATGAAATATCCAACAATGAGTGCCATTGCTACACAATGCAGTCAGTCACTAGTAATAGCTCTACTCTGTGGAGCCTGGAAGAGATGTCTTAACACCTTTCTAAGCACagttccctccacccccaggtgGGGAcaacagcccctccctccccaaccaggATTCCCTCTGTCAGTTATGTGCTGTGAAGGTCACTGCTTTAGGGATACTCTAACTCGCATGCCATCAAgggggtgaaaaaaaaaaataagctgcaTCATTTAACtgctatttattttcataaacatgAGGTATTTCAAAGTGCTATAAGATGCAGcactaaatatatacattttgaaagaaattaaacaCAGAACTTTGCATTTACCCAGTTCTATGCACCAAACATGAACAAATACATTAACAGGAAGAAACAGGCTAGGaaaaaggcatatatatatagtaaatttCTTTACAAAAGTTTTCTTAGTTCAAAAAGTGATAAAGTAATATCTACTCAAAACTTTCACAACTCATTTTCATACGAAAATATAAGTATCAAATTTAGTTATGTATCAGCATCATACTAAAGTATACAGGCAGTGTAAGAATTAGTACAGTACATAACAGAGATTAACAATATATTTGTATACAAAACATGCTCCTCAAACATTGAGGTATTACAGTACTTAGGTATGAACTTCCAGTCTAATACTGGCCACAAAAGCCACCTCTCATTACCCGGACGCATACAAAAGGCGGGTGTGTCAGTGGTATTTACAGAAGTGTCCTCGGGGGTCTCCATGGCAAACCCCTCCCGTGGCATCGGCTGGAACGTAAGCACCATTTTAAAAGGAATGACATTCTGATGTTTGGAGACTTGCAACAAGGTGACTTCAACAGCCCGAGAggctccccactgtcacgcactCCCACGGCTGTCTCGGAGGTGACGCGGAGGAAACGTCAAGGGCCGCACAGCATCCCATCACCCAGGCCCTCTCTCCCGAGGTCCTGGCAGAACCAACCCCACACGTCCTGCTCCCCACCCAGATCCAAACTCGACGGGGGGGAGGGGACCGATTTGAAAGTAAACCAACATTCTTAATGTCAacacaatgtaaaaaaaaacaaaaaacaaaaacaaaaatcaacatgTGCAAAGTGGCAGTGACTGTCCAGTTTGGAGAGCCGCTTAGCAAGTCCGAGCGTGTTCGAGCTTCttgagcagctgctgctgccggGCCTGCAGCTTCTCCTTCTCCAGCAGCAGCTGGTGCTCCTCGGCCTGCAGGGAGTGGACGTACTCGGTGGCCTTTTTCAAAATGACCACCTTGGCGGCCTTCTCGTTCTTCACCAGCTCTGGCACGTGGTCCCTGAGCGTGAGGAAGCTGGAGCGCAGGTCGTTGCGGCGCTGGCGCTCCAAGATGTTGTGGTTCCGGCGGCGCTCGCTGTCCTCCGAGTCGGAGTTGCGGGGGCTCAAGCTCTTGGCCTTCGGGGGGATGACGCTCTTGAGGGGCCGAGGGGACGCTTCGCTCTTAATCTTCTTCTGGGGCGGCGCCTCCTCGCTCTCCACGAAGGGCGGGGGCGCGGCGTAGTTGTGCGGCTGGTGGATGGGGACGCAGCGTTTGAGGATCAGGTCCCCCGGCTGGGCTCTCCCCGGGCCCAGGGCCGCGCTCTTGGGGCGCACGGTGATGGTGAAGGTGGTGACGGCCTTGCTGTTGGCGGAGGACCGCCGCTTCTCCACGGTCACCACGTCGATTTCCTCCTCTTCGTCTTCCTCTTCGTCATCTTCGTCATCTTCAAGAACAAGATGGGAGTTATTCTCAGAGTGAGACACAAGAACATTTCTCTCCCCCTGTACCGCCTCTTCCAGGCCCTGGCGCATTTTGCTATTATTATGGTTCCATCAACATTGATGGGAAGAAAAATGTACTTTAGATCTTTTCAATTAATGTACTTTAGATCTTTTCCTTCCCCAATATTCCTAGCAGTTTCAGCTTCCAGACTCAAGCAGGTGGCAGATATAGAAAGAACCTGGATTTTGGAGTGAGACAGAATCCTGGCTCCATCACACACTAGttgtgtgatcctgggcaagtcactaAACCTTTCCAAGCCTTAGTTTCCTATTAAATGGAACCAAAACCACAAGGTTCTTGAGATGGACCTGGAATATGTAGAGAGCTAGCGTGGTacacagatgctcagtaaatggtagctTCTAACGCCATCGCCAGTCTACCCCCTAAACTTATTCATATTTCCATCTCGACATTTAAGAATTGAGACTCCtgcagaaccggtttggctcagtggatagagcatcggcctgcggactcaagggtcccaggttcgattctggtcgagggcatgtaccttggttgcgggcacatccctactggggggcgtgcaggaggcagctgatccatctctctcatggatgtttctggctctctatccctctcccttcttctctgtaaagattcagtaaaatatatttaaaaaaaaaaaaaagaattgagactCCTCATTTAGCAATTCTACACTTGGTTGCGTTTGATTTTAGGCCCTTAAACAAACTTACAGAACAATTTAATGACGCCCTTTTTTCATCTAGCAGACATCCCGTCTTCACTAGCAAGTCCTAATCCACAGGCGCTCTAAACCCAAACATGGGAGCACCTCTGCTCCGTGGCCAGTAATAACTGCAGCAGCAAAGGCGTGTAACatcatcgcccccccccccccctcatttaCTACGTGCCGGGAtagaaaattattgtttaaaaacgCAAGCATGAAAAACCAAAACACTGCTGCTGCCTGATCTGAAGGGGACCGGAAAGCTCAACAATTGTAGGATTTGTTCTGAAGCCGAAATGTGAGGCTGTTGCAGCCTGTGGGTCCCTTTAAGCCCATGTTTTGGTTTTCTGCCAAGAAGACAGCTGTTGGAAGGAAGTGCTTCCTCACCGAGAGCTGTCAAGGCACAGACATTAAAGGGACAGACCAGCTTCAAACTGGAGGCTTATCACCAAGTTTCCTTCCAGGAGCCTCAGAGGAATCCGTCCCTCGGCCCAGGAGGAAATTTAGGCCTTTAATCCGCCTGCATTCTGAAAACACTGGGCTTCGCGATTCCAGGAACACAAGCTCCCAGCCCCCAAAACAAGGGCTGTTTTGAGTATTTGGGGAAGAGTTCTTTCTTTACCTCCAAGGGCCCCAGGCAGTCTTCCTTTTAACCCTACCCTCCAAGATCGAGGCACACAATGGAACTTATCAATGAGTGCTTCTGGGGCGTGTGAGTTCCTGGAGGGCCAGCCCAGGGCCCGCCCTCACCTCGAAGGACACCGGGTTACAAAACCCAACTCGGACCAGAAATTAGTCCTGGAAATTCTGGCTCGGAGACAAAACTGGACCCAGTCTCACTGCGCGCCGTGAAGAGGCGGCCCCTTGGGAATGTACACAACCTCTGTTGGACTTGCCGCCAGCTGctggggggaatggggggggcgggggggcccttCACCCCCAGGCATTCAGAGCCTCCGCCTCCCTGGGAGATCGCCGCCTGCCGGCCACCTACCAGGAGCAAGTAGCCCACCACCCgcaaagggagggggagaagagcacccaggtttaaaaaataaataaatttgctaCTAGCCATCTGCGCAATCTCCCTCTAACTTTCTGTGCCTGCACAGGATTTTGCACAATGCCTGTGTCTTCTCGGGGTgtctccccacccctgacctgggTCAaatccctctcccccgcccctgggctaacaggtttctgcccaagcAATGCAGCCAGCGGCCCCTTTACCTCCCACCCACTTTTTACTGATTTTATGCTGCAGAGAGGTGGGCAACTAGACCGGATGAGGGCCATTGATGGAATTGGGCCCCCAGCGGGAAGAAGGAACTTTCAATGAAGGTGACACTTTGGATAACACCCTCTTAGCAACTCTCACTCAACCTCTCCTCCTAATCCTACGGGTCCGtttgacaaaaaaaaacccctcagcCCTCATCACTACTCCCCAAACGCTCCCCATCAAAGCCTAAACCCAGCAGTGACAAAGGGCGCGCACCCCCACGCCAGCACCCCAGGAAGGCAGCCGACCCTGGCGTGGTCTTTACCTGAGTCGCTCAGCGTGTCCTCGCCGGAGGTGCTGAGAGCCTTGTGGTCACCGCCCCCGGCTGGGCGGACGCCGGGGCGCGCGAGAGAGGCCATCGCGGCGCCGGCTGGGGCGGCGGCCCCCGCCCCCGAAGCCACCGCAGGGCCCGCCGCCGGAGCCCCGGCCTGGgtggcgggcgcgggcgcgggctcGCGCTTGTTCACCGGGAAGGGGAAGACCACGGCGGGATCCACGCACTCGGCGGCCGGGTGGGCGAGCTCGGAGGGCAGGACGGCCCCGACGCGGCCCGTCCCCACGGCGTGCCCGCGGCCGGCGGGGCTGGCGGCGCCCGTCCCCGGACCCGGGGCGGCGGGCCCGGCCGCCGGCCGGCCGTGCTGCAGCTTCTCGCTCACGGCGCGCTCCAGCTTCTCCCGGGCCGAGAAGCCGCTCCACATGCAGTCCTGGAGGATGACCGGGTTGGGGGTGAGGCCGCCCAGGCCCCCCAGGCCGAACGCGTCCTCCTCGGCCGGGTTGCCCCACAGGTCGGCCTCGGGCAGCAGCATCTCGGTGGCCCAGTTCGGGGGCTCCGGGCTGTGCTCCGGGAAGGCACGGCTGGGCGACAGCGGGGGCGTGGGCAGCAGCTCGAACTTCTTCCAGATGTCCTCCCCCGGGGGGGTCGAGTCCGGGCCGCCGAAGTAGAAGTCATCTTCGTCCGGGTAGAAGCAGGGCTGCAGCGAGTCGAACTCGAGGTCTGGGTTCTTGCAGATCATGCCCGGCATGGTGGACGCGCTGCAGCTCGGCATCGGCTCGCCTCCCGGCGGGCGAAGAGAAGCTTCTTTCCGCTCCTCTCTTTTTAGTTCGGGGGCGCCTCCTTCCCGTGGggcgcgcggggggcgggggaccgCACCAACCTCCGACTCTGCAACCGACAGACACACCGAGAGAGGTTGGCACGCGGAGCCGAAGGGAGGGGGACGGGCAGTGGGCGCCCCCGCGAACGCCGTCCCTCCGTCTCCCCTCTCCAAGCCCCCCACTCCGCCCTGCGCTCCCGAAGGTGGAGGAAGTCCTGCCCCGGttcgctccctccctccttttgtGTACAAGCCGTGCAcgacggggtgggagggggcatgcagaggcgggggtgggggccagggctcCGCAACTTTGGAAACTGCCATTTCATTCACACCaggcactgcgggggggggggtgcacggggggggggttGCTCCCGGTGGCAGGATCCTAGCTCCCCAGCTCagctcgcccgcccgcccgcaagCCCGGCGGCACCCGTGTCGGGCCAGCTGCTCCAGGGCAGCCCGGGCTCCGACCCAGCCCGGCACCGGACCTGCAGTCTCCCGATCCCCCCCGTCCCCGTCCCCTCCGCGGTGAAACTGCAACCTCGGGAGTGTGAGCGAGAGAGGGGGGTTTACGAAACTTTGCAAATGCAAAAATCCTTTTCTCTACACCGACACCAACAGCACCCaaacccaccccctcccccgactCGGGCAGACGCCCCACAACATTCACCCGCGGAAGGGAGTCCTACCACTCGCTGACTTTGAACCTCTCTGACCCCACCCCCGCTCCTCCTCGGCCCCAACAAGGGCGAGGGAACAGCCTGAACCCCGGTTCCCCGGAATGGTTGAGGGGCCAGCGCGGGGAGGGTCGCCGGAGAGCAGCGTCTCCTCCGAGCCCGAGCCGCCCTGACCCAGATTACCCGCCACGGCTGCCTCGCCCAGCCGaaccccctctccttcctccggGGGCACCCGCTGGGGAAGAACCCCAGCTTCGGGGTGGGCGCAAACCGGCTCCCGTCAGCTCAAGCACAGACCGATTTCTACCGAAGGGTGCATTTCTAACGATGAAGCCATTAAGGCACGAGCACTAAAAGGATTAGGGCGGGTCTCTTCTAGCTGGGGTGCCTTGCGGGGTAGGACTGGATTTTTCAGAGAAAAGCCCGGGGAGGTTTTGTTTCGGAAGCAGCACCCGTCCCCGGGGGATATCGGGGCGCCCTGAGCGCGAGCCGCGAGCCGGTCCCAGCCTTGCCTTCCCGCCGCGCTCGCAGCTTCCGGGGCGCCGGGGGGTTTGCCACCCCCGCTCCTTACCTCCCGCGGATGGCTGGGGGTGCAGAGGCGATCCTGTGCGGGGGTCCCCGggtggccggggcggggggtCCTCGGGTGGCTTGTGTGTGCGCGCTTGCGCCTGCCTAGCGCTAGCTCGGCTCCAGCCCCGTTCCCAGGAGCCCCCCGCATCCACCCGGCGCGTCCAGACAGATGACTGTCACTGCTGCGCTTTGAAGCTCGGGGGATATTATTAACTGAAAAATCTGACACACCCGGAGGGCGGAGAGAGAAGGGGCTGCGGCacaggcggggggagggagggagacgggcCGAGGGAAGGGGCTATACCCCGCCCTCTTGATTTCCATAAAAATCAGGGGAGGCGCCAAGCCTTTCGCGCCAAAAGCCACTTGCTTTTCTTCTTGGCAGAGGGGAGGCTGCAGCGCTGGGAAAGCCGGGGCGAGCCCCCCGCCCTCCCGGACCCCCGGGCCTGCACCCGGCGCCCCGGGCCCGCCAGCTGCGCGCCGCGCGGTGCCCGGCAGCACCCACCCCGCGGGCCGGCGACGGCTCGGCAGGAACCGGAGGAGCGTCCAGACGGCTCCGGGGAGGCGCCCCGCCCGGCCTGCGGGGTGTGCGGTCCCGGGCGCGGCCGCGCTCCCGCCGGGCCGGGCGGAGGGGCTGCCCTTTTGTGATCTCCAACGGGGGCTCCCCCCGGGGTGTCACACGGGAGGGAGAGGGCGCGCCCACTTGGGCTGTTTCAAGTTTGCAATGGAAAGGCGTGGGGCGCCCCCCCtggtttgaaaataaataaataactgcgGGCTGCGAGGGTGGCGCTGCGGCGCTTTCTCCGGCCGAAGGCGACCCCTCGCGGAGACCGAGCGGAAAAGCGGGGCTGAAGTGGGGCCACCCGGCGCGCTCCGCCCGCGGCCTGGCCACCCGCCCTCCCCGCCGCGCAGGGAATGGGCGTGAGAGCCCCTCCGCCAGCCCCACGGACTTCCCAGCGAGCCTTCCCGATGCCGCGTGGTGTCGAGTCACGGGGAGACGGCTCGGGGTCGGCTCCGAAAGCTTGTCTCCAAATTGTCGGCGGCAAAAAAGAACAGCTGCTCCCCCTGCTTAGcctccccgtgcctcagtttcctcggtTGCGACATGGTACTAGTCCTGTGTGCTCACCCTTAGGGTTGCTTTGAGACATAAGCGTTAGGAacgtgcttagaacagtgcccggCGCACAAGTGTGAGTGTCGGCTATTATTGTGGTGATCAGATCGCCATAGAATCTTCCGGGGAAATTAACACCGCCATCCGGCAGCGAtcgccctctcccccctccccgacccccaccctcaccccca
This window harbors:
- the MYCN gene encoding LOW QUALITY PROTEIN: N-myc proto-oncogene protein (The sequence of the model RefSeq protein was modified relative to this genomic sequence to represent the inferred CDS: inserted 1 base in 1 codon), encoding MRGAPGNGAGAELALGRRKRAHTSHPRTPRPGHPGTPAQDRLCTPSHPRESRRLVRSPAPRAPHGKEAPPXLKREERKEASLRPPGGEPMPSCSASTMPGMICKNPDLEFDSLQPCFYPDEDDFYFGGPDSTPPGEDIWKKFELLPTPPLSPSRAFPEHSPEPPNWATEMLLPEADLWGNPAEEDAFGLGGLGGLTPNPVILQDCMWSGFSAREKLERAVSEKLQHGRPAAGPAAPGPGTGAASPAGRGHAVGTGRVGAVLPSELAHPAAECVDPAVVFPFPVNKREPAPAPATQAGAPAAGPAVASGAGAAAPAGAAMASLARPGVRPAGGGDHKALSTSGEDTLSDSDDEDDEEEDEEEEIDVVTVEKRRSSANSKAVTTFTITVRPKSAALGPGRAQPGDLILKRCVPIHQPHNYAAPPPFVESEEAPPQKKIKSEASPRPLKSVIPPKAKSLSPRNSDSEDSERRRNHNILERQRRNDLRSSFLTLRDHVPELVKNEKAAKVVILKKATEYVHSLQAEEHQLLLEKEKLQARQQQLLKKLEHARTC